Proteins from a genomic interval of Papaver somniferum cultivar HN1 chromosome 4, ASM357369v1, whole genome shotgun sequence:
- the LOC113271628 gene encoding kinesin-like protein KIN-12F: MHPGFGSPCENRERSRVINGQTSIEELQALSPKQQKEVSMLNARLAAAESMTHDVIGDLLAMQPARGSEVEEAQKQTKESIAGARNYEFEEANDTSDLLEERQRWRGKMDETVKKQFESQNSQLRVQYKMKGRRKTASQGMVMRNLARG; this comes from the exons ATGCATCCAGGGTTTGGTTCACCATGTGAGAATAGAGAAAGATCAAGAGTTATCAATGGCCAGACTTCGATAGAAGAGCTGCAGGCATTGTCGCCTAAACAACAAAAAGAA GTAAGCATGTTAAATGCAAGACTTGCAGCAGCCGAAAGCATGACACATGATGTGATTGGGGATTTACTAGCTATGCA ACCAGCACGAGGTTCAGAAGTTGAAGAAGCTCAGAAACAAACAAAAGAGTCCATTGCAG GAGCAAGAAATTATGAATTTGAGGAAGCAAATGATACAAGTGATTTGTTGGAGGAAAGACAAAG ATGGAGAGGAAAAATGGACGAAACGGTGAAGAAACAATTTGAGTCACAGAATTCCCAACTAAGGGTTCAATATAAGATGAAGGGAAGAAG GAAAACTGCTTCTCAAGGGATGGTAATGCGGAATTTAGCAAGAGGCTAG
- the LOC113271629 gene encoding uncharacterized protein LOC113271629, whose protein sequence is MIRVKSLEAVSFKEEFNRKYIPEDKIPLFYDSIKHTVVCLMAIKPNKEVKDVENDESPYFGDPAEEVESSPVKMDFKEKQAEEIPSEKMIFGTGVVLDSGFILTANHVVKGAKYISFRHLEDTNFYTCEVINHDTINDLAMLVRYSGEFTKCVEFGESKDIKHGRNVYCISNPGVNSHFAVFRDTFSIGQIGCPDRLVENKKLIQINNTDGSYTGSMGAPVFSSSGTLIGIITKIEKPYDFAVRVDVVMEFFKATLQQVLDQKRSLGNSQATKEEQ, encoded by the exons ATGATTCGTGTGAAATCATTGGAAGCGGTTTCATTTAAAGAAGAATTCAATCGAAAGTATATTCCAGAAGACAAGATTCCATTATTCTATGATTCGATCAAACACACTGTTGTGTGTCTTATGGCCATTAAACCTAATAAAGAGGTAAAAGATGTAGAAAATGATGAATCTCCCTATTTTGGTGATCCTGCTGAGGAGGTAGAGAGCTCTCCTGTGAAGATGGATTTTAAAGAAAAACAAGCTGAAGAAATCCCATCGGAAAAAATGATATTTGGAACAGGAGTCGTGCTTGATTCAGGCTTCATACTTACGGCTAATCATGTTGTCAAAGGTGCTAAGTATATTTCTTTTAGGCATCTTGAAGATACCAATTTCTATACTTGTGAAGTGATTAATCATGATACAATTAATGATTTAGCAATGCTCGTAAGATATTCAGGAGAGTTTACAAAATGTGTCGAGTTTGGAGAGTCAAAGGATATAAAACATGGTCGAAATGTTTATTGCATATCAAATCCGGGGGTGAACAGTCATTTTGCTGTTTTTCGCGATACATTCAGTATTGGTCAAATTGGATGTCCAGATAGATTGGTGGAGAATAAGAAACTTATCCAGATCAACAATACTGATGGAAGTTATACTGGTTCGATGGGTGCACCTGTCTTTTCGTCTAGTGGAACTTTAATTGGAATTATAACAAAAATAGAAAAGCCTTATGACTTTGCAGTCCGGGTTGACGTCGTGATGGAGTTTTTTAAAGCCACTTTACAACAG GTGCTCGATCAGAAAAGAAGCCTCGGTAATAGCCAGGCTACCAAGGAAGAACAGTAA